A region from the Lates calcarifer isolate ASB-BC8 linkage group LG2, TLL_Latcal_v3, whole genome shotgun sequence genome encodes:
- the lyve1a gene encoding lymphatic vessel endothelial hyaluronic acid receptor 1a, producing the protein MLWLCITSVLSVTAAVSGQTVDTSHIRVFPAVNQSVAGVFQVSSLDHLNQPHYAFNASEARVLCSSLGVNMASKADVQRALSRGLETCRFGWVDEHFAVIPRINPLSNCGQSQTGLVKWRAPVTRKFDVFCFNESDAATQLEDTTTDGPVSSSDYTAETTHSASSSSSSSSSSSSSAPEVRDNEVEAARFVGGLQGSAGGKVVLITCTCTLLLLAIIIIVYLKLRSRSRSSDLKQQQEFVETEEWTCVKNIKETEEDAQEDERIQVDDNAS; encoded by the exons ATGTTGTGGCTTTGCATCACGTCGGTGTTGTCAGTTACTGCAGCCGTCTCTGGTCAGACCGTTGACACGAGCCACATCAGAG TTTTCCCAGCAGTGAACCAGAGTGTTGCAGGGGTGTTCCAGGTCAGCTCCTTAGACCACCTCAACCAGCCTCACTATGCCTTCAATGCCTCTGAAGCTCGGGTGCTCTGCTCGTCCCTTGGGGTGAACATGGCCTCGAAGGCAGATGTGCAGAGAGCTCTGTCTCGAGGTTTAGAGACGTGCag GTTCGGATGGGTCGATGAACACTTTGCAGTCATTCCCCGCATCAACCCGCTTTCTAACTGTGGCCAGAGTCAGACAGGCTTGGTGAAGTGGCGAGCTCCTGTAACACGAAAGTTTGATGTGTTCTGCTTCAACGAGTCAG ATGCAGCGACACAATTGGAGGATACGACGACTGACGGCCCTGTGAGCAGCAGCGATTACACCGCCGAGACAACACACTCtgcatcttcctcctcctcctcctcctcctcctcctcctcctcagctcctgaagTCAGAGACAACGAGGTGGAAGCAGCTCGCTTCGTTGGAGGACTGCAGGGCTCTGCTGGAG GAAAGGTTGTGCTCATCACCTGCACCTGTACCCTCCTCCTTCTTGCAATAATCATCATTGTTTATCTAAAACT GAGGAGTCGCTCTCGGAGCTCTGacctgaagcagcagcaggagtttGTCGAGACAGAAGAGTGGACGTGTGTGAAGAACAtaaaggaaacagaggaggatgCTCAGGAGGATGAGAGGATACAAGTGGACGATAATGCAAGTTAA
- the ampd3a gene encoding AMP deaminase 3 isoform X1 codes for MSNAKAICGRRTVHVTFRDMPRQFPKVTLSEAEEETQLLAEKVYASALKEEDNKDALSMFTVPEDCPIGLQQAMEHELLKELAEQQSEETAKRKKSLKMIRSQSMSLQIPVNTDWTRSVAVTPFLSPSSTCSSLPENCPDYQRVTISGDYCAGITVEDYEQAAKSLFKALLIREKYSKLAYHRFCRTTAQFLRSAENMRWSEEDEVLPDMCPCPSEREDPYSMENIPENLNYVLKMKDGIVNVYDNAEALRENQPHDLPYPDLETFAIDLSHVLAMIADGPTKTYCHRRLNFLSSKFYLHEMLNEMAELKELKSVPHRDFYNVRKVDTHIHAAACMSQKHLLTFIQKTYKTDANRVVLEKSGQKMTLQQVFHSLNKDPYDLTVDSLDVHAGRQTFHRFDKFNSKYNPVGASELREIFLKTDNLINGEYFARIIKEVAHDLEESKYQHAEPRLSIYGRSPEEWDSLSKWFIHHKVHSPNMRWIIQVPRIYDIFKAKKLVPNFAKMLENIFLPLFEATVNPQRHKELHVFLTYVSGFDSVDDESKHSDHMFSFRSPKPELWTTDDNPPYSYYIFHMYANIMVLNNLRKELGLSTFQFRPHCGEAGSITHLVSAFLTSDNISHGLNLKKSPVLQYLYYLAQVPIAMSPLSNNSLFLEYSKNPLREFLHKGLCVSLSTDDPMQFHYTKEPLMEEYAIAAQLWKLSTCDVCEIARNSVLQSGLSHQEKKHFLGVNYLKDGPEGNDIRRTNVAQIRMAYRHETLCNELSFIVDAVKSEPMNSQYE; via the exons ATGAGTAACGCTAAAGCTATATGTGGACGGAGGACAGTACACGTTACTTTTCGAG ACATGCCTCGCCAATTCCCGAAGGTAACTCTGAgcgaggcagaggaggagactcAGCTGCTAGCAGAGAAAGTTTATGCATCTGCGTTAAAGGAGGAAGACAACAAGGATGCCTTATCGATGTTCACCGTGCCTGAGGACTGTCCGATCGGCCTCCAGCAAGCGATGGAGCATGAGCTGCTTAAGGAGCTGGCAGAGCAACAGTCAGAGGAGACTGCCAAGAG GAAGAAAAGCTTGAAGATGATTCGCTCCCAGTCAATGTCCCTGCAGATCCCAGTGAATACAGATTGGACGCGGTCGGTGGCTGTTACACCCTTCCTGTCCCCCAGCTCCACCTGTTCATCACTGCCAGAAAACTGCCCTGATTACCAGAGGGTCACTATCAGTGGTGATTACTGTGCTGGA ATCACAGTGGAGGACTATGAACAGGCAGCCAAAAGTCTGTTCAAGGCCCTGCTCATTCGTGAGAAATACTCGAAGCTAGCCTATCATAGATTCTGCAGAACCACAGCCCAGTTCCTCCGCAGTGCTGAGAACATGAGATGGAGCGAAGAGGATGAGGTTCTACCAG ATATGTGCCCGTGTCCGTCGGAGAGGGAGGATCCCTACAGCATGGAGAACATCCCCGAGAACCTGAACTACGTGCTGAAGATGAAGGATGGAATAGTGAATGTGTACGACAACGCAGAGGCTCTGAGAGAAAACCAGCCCCACGACCTTCCTTACCCAGACTTAGAGACCTTCGCTATAGATCTCAGTCACGTGCTGGCAATGATCGCAGACGGACCCAC GAAGACCTACTGTCACAGACGACTGAATTTCCTGAGTTCAAAGTTCTACCTCCATGAGATGCTCAATGAGATGGCTGAGCTGAAGGAACTGAAAAGTGTTCCTCACAGAGATTTCTACAACGTCAGGaag gtggacacacacattcacgcaGCTGCCTGCATGTCTCAGAAACACCTGCTGACCTTCATCCAGAAAACATACAAGACTGATGCAAACCGTGTGGTGCTGGAAAAGAGCGGACAGAAGATGACTCTGCAGCAGGTTTTCCACAGCCTCAATAAAGACCCATACGACCTCACTGTGGACTCTCTGGATGTACACGCT GGGAGACAAACCTTCCACCGCTTTGATAAGTTCAATTCAAAGTATAACCCAGTGGGAGCCAGTGAGCTTCGAGAAATCTTCCTCAAAACAGACAACCTCATTAATGGAGAGTATTTTGCTCGCATCATAAAG GAAGTGGCCCACGACCTGGAGGAGAGTAAGTATCAGCATGCAGAGCCACGGCTGTCCATCTACGGACGCTCTCCAGAGGAGTGGGACAGTCTGTCCAAGTGGTTCATTCATCACAAAGTGCACTCTCCAAACATGAGGTGGATCATTCAGGTGCCCAGAATATA tgatATTTTCAAGGCGAAGAAGCTGGTGCCTAATTTTGCCAAGATGCTGGAGAACATATTCCTTCCTCTGTTTGAGGCCACTGTTAATCCACAGAGGCACAAAGAACTTCACGTTTTCCTCACATAT GTGTCAGGCTTTGACAGCGTGGACGATGAGTCCAAACACAGCGATCACATGTTCTCCTTCAGGAGCCCAAAGCCAGAGCTGTGGACCACAGACGACAACCCTCCCTACAGCTACTACATCTTCCACATGTACGCAAACATCATGGTCCTCAACAACCTCAGGAA agaacTTGGACTGAGCACCTTCCAGTTCCGTCCTCACTGTGGAGAAGCTGGATCAATCACTCACCTGGTCTCTGCCTTTCTCACCTCTGACAACATCTCACATGGACTCAACCTGAAGAAG AGCCCTGTGCTGCAGTACCTGTACTACCTGGCCCAGGTACCGATCGCAATGTCTCCACTCAGCAACAACAGTCTGTTCCTGGAATACTCCAAAAATCCTCTCAGAGAATTCCTGCACAAAGGCCTGTGTGTGTCCCTGTCCACAGACGATCCCATGCAGTTCCACTACACCAAG GAGCCGCTGATGGAGGAGTACGCCATCGCAGCTCAGCTGTGGAAGCTCAGCACCTGCGATGTGTGTGAAATAGCCAGGAACAGTGTGCTGCAGAGTGGACTGTCTCACCAG GAGAAGAAGCACTTCTTAGGCGTGAACTATCTGAAAGACGGACCTGAGGGGAACGATATCCGTCGGACCAACGTGGCTCAGATCCGCATGGCCTACAGACACGAGACACTGTGCAATGAACTCAGCTTCATCGTCGACGCAGTGAAGTCTGAACCCATGAACTCCCAGTACGAGTAA
- the ampd3a gene encoding AMP deaminase 3 isoform X2, with protein MAMSGTEDMPRQFPKVTLSEAEEETQLLAEKVYASALKEEDNKDALSMFTVPEDCPIGLQQAMEHELLKELAEQQSEETAKRKKSLKMIRSQSMSLQIPVNTDWTRSVAVTPFLSPSSTCSSLPENCPDYQRVTISGDYCAGITVEDYEQAAKSLFKALLIREKYSKLAYHRFCRTTAQFLRSAENMRWSEEDEVLPDMCPCPSEREDPYSMENIPENLNYVLKMKDGIVNVYDNAEALRENQPHDLPYPDLETFAIDLSHVLAMIADGPTKTYCHRRLNFLSSKFYLHEMLNEMAELKELKSVPHRDFYNVRKVDTHIHAAACMSQKHLLTFIQKTYKTDANRVVLEKSGQKMTLQQVFHSLNKDPYDLTVDSLDVHAGRQTFHRFDKFNSKYNPVGASELREIFLKTDNLINGEYFARIIKEVAHDLEESKYQHAEPRLSIYGRSPEEWDSLSKWFIHHKVHSPNMRWIIQVPRIYDIFKAKKLVPNFAKMLENIFLPLFEATVNPQRHKELHVFLTYVSGFDSVDDESKHSDHMFSFRSPKPELWTTDDNPPYSYYIFHMYANIMVLNNLRKELGLSTFQFRPHCGEAGSITHLVSAFLTSDNISHGLNLKKSPVLQYLYYLAQVPIAMSPLSNNSLFLEYSKNPLREFLHKGLCVSLSTDDPMQFHYTKEPLMEEYAIAAQLWKLSTCDVCEIARNSVLQSGLSHQEKKHFLGVNYLKDGPEGNDIRRTNVAQIRMAYRHETLCNELSFIVDAVKSEPMNSQYE; from the exons ATGGCTATGAGTGGCACTGAAG ACATGCCTCGCCAATTCCCGAAGGTAACTCTGAgcgaggcagaggaggagactcAGCTGCTAGCAGAGAAAGTTTATGCATCTGCGTTAAAGGAGGAAGACAACAAGGATGCCTTATCGATGTTCACCGTGCCTGAGGACTGTCCGATCGGCCTCCAGCAAGCGATGGAGCATGAGCTGCTTAAGGAGCTGGCAGAGCAACAGTCAGAGGAGACTGCCAAGAG GAAGAAAAGCTTGAAGATGATTCGCTCCCAGTCAATGTCCCTGCAGATCCCAGTGAATACAGATTGGACGCGGTCGGTGGCTGTTACACCCTTCCTGTCCCCCAGCTCCACCTGTTCATCACTGCCAGAAAACTGCCCTGATTACCAGAGGGTCACTATCAGTGGTGATTACTGTGCTGGA ATCACAGTGGAGGACTATGAACAGGCAGCCAAAAGTCTGTTCAAGGCCCTGCTCATTCGTGAGAAATACTCGAAGCTAGCCTATCATAGATTCTGCAGAACCACAGCCCAGTTCCTCCGCAGTGCTGAGAACATGAGATGGAGCGAAGAGGATGAGGTTCTACCAG ATATGTGCCCGTGTCCGTCGGAGAGGGAGGATCCCTACAGCATGGAGAACATCCCCGAGAACCTGAACTACGTGCTGAAGATGAAGGATGGAATAGTGAATGTGTACGACAACGCAGAGGCTCTGAGAGAAAACCAGCCCCACGACCTTCCTTACCCAGACTTAGAGACCTTCGCTATAGATCTCAGTCACGTGCTGGCAATGATCGCAGACGGACCCAC GAAGACCTACTGTCACAGACGACTGAATTTCCTGAGTTCAAAGTTCTACCTCCATGAGATGCTCAATGAGATGGCTGAGCTGAAGGAACTGAAAAGTGTTCCTCACAGAGATTTCTACAACGTCAGGaag gtggacacacacattcacgcaGCTGCCTGCATGTCTCAGAAACACCTGCTGACCTTCATCCAGAAAACATACAAGACTGATGCAAACCGTGTGGTGCTGGAAAAGAGCGGACAGAAGATGACTCTGCAGCAGGTTTTCCACAGCCTCAATAAAGACCCATACGACCTCACTGTGGACTCTCTGGATGTACACGCT GGGAGACAAACCTTCCACCGCTTTGATAAGTTCAATTCAAAGTATAACCCAGTGGGAGCCAGTGAGCTTCGAGAAATCTTCCTCAAAACAGACAACCTCATTAATGGAGAGTATTTTGCTCGCATCATAAAG GAAGTGGCCCACGACCTGGAGGAGAGTAAGTATCAGCATGCAGAGCCACGGCTGTCCATCTACGGACGCTCTCCAGAGGAGTGGGACAGTCTGTCCAAGTGGTTCATTCATCACAAAGTGCACTCTCCAAACATGAGGTGGATCATTCAGGTGCCCAGAATATA tgatATTTTCAAGGCGAAGAAGCTGGTGCCTAATTTTGCCAAGATGCTGGAGAACATATTCCTTCCTCTGTTTGAGGCCACTGTTAATCCACAGAGGCACAAAGAACTTCACGTTTTCCTCACATAT GTGTCAGGCTTTGACAGCGTGGACGATGAGTCCAAACACAGCGATCACATGTTCTCCTTCAGGAGCCCAAAGCCAGAGCTGTGGACCACAGACGACAACCCTCCCTACAGCTACTACATCTTCCACATGTACGCAAACATCATGGTCCTCAACAACCTCAGGAA agaacTTGGACTGAGCACCTTCCAGTTCCGTCCTCACTGTGGAGAAGCTGGATCAATCACTCACCTGGTCTCTGCCTTTCTCACCTCTGACAACATCTCACATGGACTCAACCTGAAGAAG AGCCCTGTGCTGCAGTACCTGTACTACCTGGCCCAGGTACCGATCGCAATGTCTCCACTCAGCAACAACAGTCTGTTCCTGGAATACTCCAAAAATCCTCTCAGAGAATTCCTGCACAAAGGCCTGTGTGTGTCCCTGTCCACAGACGATCCCATGCAGTTCCACTACACCAAG GAGCCGCTGATGGAGGAGTACGCCATCGCAGCTCAGCTGTGGAAGCTCAGCACCTGCGATGTGTGTGAAATAGCCAGGAACAGTGTGCTGCAGAGTGGACTGTCTCACCAG GAGAAGAAGCACTTCTTAGGCGTGAACTATCTGAAAGACGGACCTGAGGGGAACGATATCCGTCGGACCAACGTGGCTCAGATCCGCATGGCCTACAGACACGAGACACTGTGCAATGAACTCAGCTTCATCGTCGACGCAGTGAAGTCTGAACCCATGAACTCCCAGTACGAGTAA
- the adma gene encoding adrenomedullin a: MKLIFQSFLYCCLLATVAHCVELEVNPQLKKRLSLWLGSRLRRDVDSVSVERTAESEHFVRPEDIRDTLLPHSSTDINVRTKRSKNSANQSRRQGCSLGTCTVHDLAHRLHQLNNKLKIGSAPLEKISPQGYGRRRRSLPARRLTLRLQKNRLRPEWRLTDSQVHKLEALLRRT, from the exons ATGAAATTGATCTTCCAGTCCTTCCTCTATTGCTGCCTGCTGGCGACAGTAGCACACTGTGTGGAACTTGAAGTGAATCCGCAGTTGAAAAAAAG GCTAAGCCTATGGCTGGGAAGCAGATTGAGACGGGATGTTGACAGTGTATCAGTAGAGAGGACAGCAGAGTCTGAGCACTTTGTCAGACCAGAAGATATCAGGGATACTTTGCTGCCACATTCCAG cACTGACATCAATGTCCGCACCAAGAGGTCGAAAAACTCAGCCAACCAGTCAAGGAGACAGGGTTGTTCGCTGGGCACCTGCACAGTGCATGACCTGGCACACCGCCTGCACCAGCTCAACAACAAGCTTAAGATCGGGAGTGCCCCTCTTGAAAAGATCAGCCCACAGGGATACGGCCGGAGGCGTCGATCTCTTCCAGCGCGCAGGCTCACACTGAGGCTGCAGAAGAACAGGCTGAGGCCCGAGTGGAGACTAACTGACTCACAAGTCCACAAGCTTGAAGCTCTCCTCAGACGGACATGA